A DNA window from Pseudoalteromonas marina contains the following coding sequences:
- a CDS encoding allantoate amidohydrolase yields the protein MTIASPLHEPLLNSELANKFAARALARCKTLSSLSQMQGGIHRVYLSKEHKECNSVTAEWMAEAGMQSWQDEVGNLWGRLASSNPHAKRLIIGSHLDTVPNAGAFDGILGVLLGIEIAAIAYELELDLPFHLDVVGFCDEEGTRFATTLIGSKALANEFDPQWLNIQDTNGITMRQAMLDFGLNPDDYAKAALNKNELLGYWETHIEQGPVLESVNQALGVVTAIAGAKRAMITLTGQSGHAGTTPMNLRQDSLAGCAELVTEIEKLANNAKNGEVATVGQIQSRPGATNVIAGKTTISLDARAQNDDDLAVLLNAIHTRAEQIATSRDLTLDWQWTHAAGAVACDTTIQHLFSSACKLNNQASPSLASGAGHDAMAIAPICPVGMLFIRSPGGISHHPAEAVIDEDVTKALSVMYSALVLYTQTLKE from the coding sequence ATGACGATTGCAAGCCCACTCCATGAGCCATTATTAAACAGCGAGCTGGCTAATAAATTTGCTGCACGCGCCTTAGCGCGTTGTAAAACACTTAGCAGCCTATCGCAAATGCAAGGCGGCATTCACCGTGTGTATTTATCTAAAGAGCACAAAGAGTGTAATAGCGTTACTGCCGAGTGGATGGCTGAGGCAGGCATGCAATCGTGGCAAGATGAAGTAGGCAATTTATGGGGGCGCTTAGCATCATCAAACCCACACGCTAAACGTTTAATTATAGGGTCGCACCTTGACACCGTACCCAATGCCGGCGCATTTGATGGCATTTTAGGGGTGTTACTCGGTATTGAAATAGCCGCCATTGCATATGAATTAGAGCTAGATCTACCCTTTCATTTAGATGTTGTGGGTTTTTGTGATGAAGAAGGCACCCGCTTTGCCACCACTTTAATTGGCTCAAAAGCACTGGCAAACGAGTTTGACCCGCAGTGGTTAAATATACAAGATACAAACGGTATTACTATGCGCCAAGCCATGCTGGATTTTGGTTTAAACCCAGATGATTACGCAAAAGCTGCGCTCAACAAAAACGAGTTACTCGGTTACTGGGAAACCCACATAGAGCAAGGCCCTGTGCTTGAATCGGTAAATCAGGCGCTAGGCGTAGTAACCGCTATTGCTGGCGCCAAACGCGCTATGATCACTTTAACAGGTCAAAGCGGCCACGCGGGTACAACTCCAATGAACTTGAGGCAGGATTCACTAGCAGGCTGCGCTGAATTAGTAACCGAAATTGAAAAACTAGCAAACAATGCTAAAAATGGCGAAGTTGCCACCGTAGGACAAATACAATCGCGCCCCGGCGCAACAAACGTTATTGCCGGTAAAACGACTATAAGCCTAGATGCGCGTGCTCAAAACGATGACGACCTAGCAGTATTACTTAATGCAATACATACTCGCGCGGAGCAAATTGCAACTAGCCGTGATTTAACGCTTGATTGGCAATGGACGCATGCAGCCGGTGCCGTTGCATGCGACACCACTATTCAACATTTGTTTTCAAGCGCATGTAAACTCAACAACCAAGCATCGCCTTCACTTGCCTCTGGTGCAGGGCACGATGCAATGGCAATCGCTCCAATTTGCCCCGTTGGCATGCTATTTATACGCAGCCCTGGCGGCATAAGCCATCACCCAGCAGAAGCTGTTATTGATGAGGATGTAACAAAAGCACTCAGCGTAATGTACAGCGCACTTGTACTGTATACACAAACGTTAAAAGAATAG
- a CDS encoding pyridoxal-phosphate-dependent aminotransferase family protein has protein sequence MFSNTQIQTLNPPQRLLMGPGPINADPRVLRAMSAQLIGQYDPVMTGFMNETMARYREIFKTKNEWTMLVDGTSRAGIEAVLCSILRPGDKVLVPIMGRFGHLLVEIAERVGAKVHTIDVPWGEVFTPEQIEKAIVDVKPHVLAMVQGDTSTTMNQPLEHIGDICQKHDVLFYCDATASIVGNDLPADEWKLDALSVGLQKCLGGPSGSAPLTLSDKCADWIQKRKKVEAGIRTAEHTDGTEPFVRSNYFDLGMIMNYWGEERLNHHTEATSMLYCASECARIVIEEGVDNCVARHKLHGDAMLTGIQALGLNVFGDVSHKMNNVVGVYIPEGINADHVREQMLTDFGIEIGTSFGPLHGKIWRIGTMGYNARKDAVLQTLASLDACLHANGYKGPKGEAAIAALSHYK, from the coding sequence ATGTTTAGCAACACGCAAATTCAAACTTTAAACCCGCCACAGCGTTTACTCATGGGGCCTGGGCCAATTAACGCAGATCCACGCGTACTGCGTGCTATGTCGGCGCAGCTAATTGGTCAATACGACCCAGTAATGACTGGTTTTATGAATGAAACCATGGCCCGCTATCGCGAAATATTTAAAACCAAAAACGAATGGACCATGTTAGTTGACGGCACATCACGCGCAGGCATAGAAGCCGTATTGTGCTCTATTTTACGCCCTGGCGATAAAGTACTGGTGCCCATAATGGGCCGCTTTGGCCACTTGCTTGTTGAAATAGCCGAGCGCGTAGGCGCAAAGGTACACACCATAGACGTACCCTGGGGCGAAGTATTTACCCCCGAACAAATAGAAAAAGCCATTGTTGATGTAAAACCCCATGTACTTGCCATGGTGCAAGGCGATACTTCAACAACCATGAACCAGCCGCTTGAACACATTGGTGATATTTGCCAAAAGCACGATGTATTATTTTACTGCGATGCCACCGCCTCAATTGTGGGTAACGATTTACCCGCCGATGAGTGGAAACTCGATGCACTGTCGGTTGGTTTGCAAAAATGTTTAGGTGGCCCGTCTGGCTCTGCCCCTTTAACACTGAGCGATAAATGCGCCGATTGGATCCAAAAACGCAAAAAAGTAGAAGCGGGGATCCGCACCGCAGAGCATACCGACGGCACCGAGCCATTTGTACGCTCTAACTACTTTGATTTAGGCATGATCATGAATTACTGGGGGGAGGAGCGCCTTAACCACCACACCGAAGCCACCAGCATGCTGTACTGCGCATCAGAATGTGCTCGCATAGTCATTGAAGAAGGCGTAGATAACTGCGTAGCACGCCACAAATTACACGGCGATGCCATGCTAACAGGCATTCAAGCGCTGGGCTTAAACGTATTTGGCGACGTTAGTCATAAAATGAACAACGTAGTGGGTGTGTATATTCCCGAAGGAATTAACGCCGACCATGTACGCGAACAAATGCTAACCGACTTTGGTATTGAAATTGGCACCTCGTTTGGGCCGCTGCATGGCAAAATTTGGCGTATTGGCACCATGGGCTACAACGCCCGTAAAGATGCCGTATTACAAACATTAGCAAGCCTAGATGCCTGCCTGCATGCCAACGGTTACAAAGGCCCTAAAGGCGAAGCCGCTATTGCCGCCCTTTCCCATTACAAATAA
- a CDS encoding sulfite exporter TauE/SafE family protein: protein MTEIINQWPIIVALIATGIFAGILAGLFGVGGGIVIVPVLYFLLQGFGVSPESAMMIATATSLATIVPTSISSIRSHHAKGNIDLALIKYWAPFILVMAVVGSYLAHSIRGNALVLMFACIAILVSLNMLFRAGAPALVSKLPGKFGQGIMASIVGGLSVMIGIGGGTIGVPMLSAFNVRAHVAVGTAAVFGLLIALPGVITLLSIGTTPTDAPLGTWGLVNLPAFLLIIPLTILFAPIGVKIGSKLDQKQLKRAFAVVLMITGIRMLIQTIGA from the coding sequence ATGACAGAAATAATAAACCAATGGCCAATTATTGTGGCCTTAATAGCAACTGGGATTTTTGCCGGAATTTTAGCAGGACTTTTTGGCGTAGGCGGCGGTATTGTTATCGTGCCTGTGCTGTACTTTTTGCTGCAAGGCTTTGGCGTAAGCCCTGAGTCGGCCATGATGATAGCCACCGCGACATCGCTTGCCACCATAGTGCCTACGTCTATTTCATCTATTCGCTCGCACCATGCAAAGGGAAACATTGACCTTGCTTTAATTAAATACTGGGCGCCGTTTATTTTAGTAATGGCCGTTGTAGGCAGCTACTTAGCGCACTCAATACGTGGTAATGCACTGGTACTTATGTTTGCGTGTATTGCTATTTTAGTTAGCCTTAACATGTTATTTAGAGCCGGCGCCCCTGCCCTTGTAAGTAAGTTACCAGGTAAATTTGGCCAAGGCATAATGGCAAGTATTGTTGGTGGCTTATCGGTCATGATAGGCATAGGCGGCGGCACAATTGGCGTGCCCATGCTTAGTGCATTTAACGTACGTGCCCATGTTGCCGTAGGCACAGCAGCTGTATTTGGCTTATTGATTGCGCTACCTGGCGTAATTACCTTATTAAGTATTGGCACAACGCCAACCGATGCTCCCCTAGGTACGTGGGGGTTAGTTAACCTCCCTGCCTTTTTACTTATTATTCCACTTACTATTTTGTTTGCGCCTATTGGCGTAAAAATTGGTAGCAAGCTGGATCAAAAACAATTAAAACGCGCCTTTGCCGTTGTATTAATGATAACGGGCATTCGCATGCTTATTCAGACAATCGGAGCCTAA